In the Leptospiraceae bacterium genome, one interval contains:
- a CDS encoding GxxExxY protein: MINRMGKNINDITGKIIGCAMQVHNTLGNGFQEVIYQRALAIEMSYQSLSFEREKEMPIYYREQNIGTRRVDFFVEECVMVELKAIEKLEGVHKAQAINYLEAYNMPDGLLINFGGLSLEFKRVFNKKLVTPSNNPVHPEIK, translated from the coding sequence ATGATTAACAGGATGGGAAAAAACATAAATGACATAACAGGAAAAATTATTGGGTGTGCGATGCAAGTGCATAATACCCTCGGAAACGGTTTTCAGGAAGTAATTTATCAAAGAGCGCTGGCAATTGAAATGTCATACCAAAGTTTGTCTTTTGAAAGAGAAAAAGAGATGCCTATTTATTATCGTGAACAGAATATCGGAACAAGACGTGTTGATTTCTTTGTGGAAGAATGCGTTATGGTTGAATTAAAAGCAATTGAAAAATTAGAAGGAGTTCATAAAGCGCAGGCAATAAATTATCTTGAAGCATACAATATGCCAGATGGATTGCTTATCAACTTTGGAGGATTATCCCTTGAATTCAAAAGAGTTTTTAATAAGAAATTAGTAACACCTTCCAATAATCCTGTCCATCCCGAAATCAAATAA
- a CDS encoding STAS domain-containing protein — protein sequence MEIKTKKIGKHTLVRLNGRLDITQADEVESQMANDVQSGEGDIVINLESISYISSSGIRIFVGMVRELEKQKRKLKLCAITPPVKKVFDVVELLDLFDVYETEGEAVASLSK from the coding sequence TTGGAGATTAAAACCAAAAAAATCGGAAAGCACACTCTGGTTCGTTTGAACGGCAGGTTGGATATAACCCAAGCCGATGAAGTCGAATCACAAATGGCGAATGATGTTCAGTCTGGAGAGGGGGACATCGTTATCAATTTAGAGTCAATTTCTTATATCTCATCTTCCGGGATCAGAATTTTTGTAGGGATGGTTCGTGAATTAGAGAAGCAAAAGCGTAAGCTGAAACTTTGTGCGATAACACCTCCGGTAAAAAAGGTATTTGATGTGGTGGAACTTTTAGACCTATTCGATGTTTACGAAACTGAGGGTGAAGCTGTTGCTTCACTCTCAAAATAG
- a CDS encoding glycosyltransferase family 39 protein: MFFSPAHEFYLTGILKTEVLRGLIPGMEKVTLWMPPVYMLYLSGVFHFFSPDIFIARMASSLAALGSAFLLYTFLGQWKISQKKRILIFVLVLTDFLFIKTTHSSRMESLCLFFALGGLNILGKYISEKSFLGMILAGVFFSFSFLSHPFGAVYGVVSLYFLYEKNFFQLKSLIFLLVGFLLPLLVWASYIIPYYDLFLLQFGAQFSRKSELFSTFSQITKIKIIVSSFRFPFVRLFLFFVLGLGLFLYRKNLKSENNGLFQFAVFWLLSILLFLYISSESWYVVYIIPPVAILTGLFFGKKEIIPKGIVFLSIGLNIFILVWVVIQNFIIIDTPKKTNEFYSLIENEIINKNKIYIQSIPDPYFYLKKKFPEKTYLEFIPGELSLPPEYYLDTIKKQEAFLFYNEDLINPNIKKYLSENPNHFERKVIQVDTGNEKELKLETFLYIRK; this comes from the coding sequence TTGTTTTTTAGTCCTGCTCATGAATTTTATTTAACAGGAATACTAAAGACAGAAGTGCTACGTGGTCTTATTCCGGGGATGGAGAAGGTTACGCTTTGGATGCCTCCGGTTTACATGTTGTATCTTTCTGGCGTATTTCATTTTTTTTCTCCGGATATATTTATTGCAAGAATGGCAAGTTCTTTAGCAGCTCTTGGGTCTGCCTTTTTGTTATACACATTTCTTGGTCAGTGGAAGATTTCACAAAAAAAAAGAATCTTAATATTTGTTCTTGTTCTTACAGATTTTCTTTTTATTAAAACTACTCATTCTTCGCGAATGGAATCATTGTGTTTATTTTTTGCTTTAGGTGGATTGAATATTCTGGGAAAATATATTTCAGAAAAATCATTTTTAGGAATGATTCTTGCCGGTGTATTTTTTTCTTTTTCCTTCTTGTCTCATCCTTTTGGTGCAGTTTATGGAGTTGTATCTTTATATTTTTTGTATGAGAAAAACTTTTTTCAATTAAAAAGTTTAATTTTTCTTTTGGTTGGTTTTCTTTTACCGTTACTTGTTTGGGCAAGTTATATAATTCCATACTACGATTTATTTCTTTTACAATTTGGGGCGCAGTTTTCAAGAAAATCTGAATTATTTTCAACCTTTTCACAAATAACAAAAATAAAAATCATTGTATCGTCTTTTAGATTTCCTTTCGTGCGATTGTTTTTATTTTTTGTTTTAGGGCTGGGGTTGTTCCTATATCGGAAAAATTTAAAATCAGAAAATAACGGTCTATTTCAATTTGCAGTATTTTGGTTACTTTCCATTTTACTGTTTTTATATATATCCTCTGAATCTTGGTATGTAGTGTATATTATACCTCCTGTTGCAATACTAACCGGTTTATTTTTTGGTAAAAAGGAAATAATTCCGAAAGGTATAGTATTTTTATCTATAGGGTTAAATATTTTTATTTTAGTTTGGGTAGTTATCCAAAATTTTATAATCATAGACACACCAAAGAAGACGAATGAATTTTATTCATTGATTGAAAATGAAATAATCAATAAAAACAAAATTTATATTCAGTCTATCCCTGATCCGTATTTTTATTTAAAGAAAAAATTTCCCGAAAAAACTTATCTTGAGTTTATTCCGGGAGAATTGTCTTTGCCACCAGAGTATTATTTAGACACTATAAAGAAACAGGAGGCATTTTTGTTTTATAATGAAGACTTAATTAATCCAAATATTAAAAAATATTTAAGCGAAAATCCCAACCATTTTGAAAGAAAAGTAATTCAAGTAGATACTGGAAATGAAAAAGAACTAAAATTGGAAACATTTCTCTATATCAGAAAATAG
- a CDS encoding transposase: MSRKGNCWDNSVMESFFYTLKLEAVPKEGCSSFEDAKIKLFDYLERYYNRCRKHSAIGYQKPSLMYENFVAKLCPVFQRKITKWVFSLYNHRYSA, translated from the coding sequence ATGAGTCGAAAAGGAAACTGCTGGGACAATTCTGTTATGGAATCATTTTTCTATACTTTGAAGTTAGAGGCAGTGCCGAAAGAAGGGTGTTCAAGTTTTGAGGATGCGAAAATTAAATTGTTTGACTATTTGGAAAGATATTACAATAGGTGTAGGAAACATTCTGCGATCGGGTATCAAAAGCCTTCGCTAATGTACGAAAATTTCGTCGCAAAGCTGTGTCCTGTTTTCCAGAGGAAGATCACGAAATGGGTGTTTAGTCTATACAACCATCGATATTCGGCTTAA
- a CDS encoding DEAD/DEAH box helicase family protein — MKKIDKLIINSPYEEPQQFWEYIRDTREFKLQRGRRPAGYVVASESSKSFDDPGTFIEIDLVNTIRPRIKKWREDGYPGVTGITKRLLQHWQDPEERKDRRFFFCQLEAIETLIWLTEAPEADKTGIDIPSDGGEFSRWCNKMATGSGKTIVMSQLIAWNVLNKVANGKDTRFSKNVLIVAPGLTVRNRLSVLNPTDPENYYEEFNIVPSGLMDSLRQGKIKIINWHGLAWQTEEKIAKKKSVDKRGAKSDEAYVKEVLGDMVTASNIIVINDEAHHAWRIPAESKIKGVKKEDIEESTVWVGGLDRIHRARGILRCFDLSATPFAPSGKKASEEALFPWIVSDFGLNDAIEAGLVKTPRVVVRDDGNVDKDLRSRLYHIYMDETVKDDINQKVDELTPLPDLLRNAYLLLGKDWQATKDDWEKAGYKIPPVMITVANTTFTSGRIKYSFDKDAFNLSVAGLGDLCNPEKTLQIDSSILQKAEAETDEVDVLTDLTSEAEEPEDDSEDAPNEKKLTKKQQAELLRRTVYAVGKIGEPGEQIQNVISVGMLSEGWDAKTVTHIMGLRAFSSQLLCEQVVGRGLRRTSYDVGEDGLFEPEYVNIFGVPFTFLPHEGGETGVVPPPPKPKTEIKPVKEKAEHEISFPNVVRIDHVYKPQLILDLEKVKSLELDPYDSITEAELAAIIAGKPNPAALSEIDLKEIAEIFRLQTIIFRIASTIYNSEKKPDWKGSKETFLIQLISIIEKFIYSNKIVIKNPLFNEDESRKRILIMLNMNKVVQHIWNEIRVVNTEALTPVFDKENPIRSTTDIRTWWTSKPNEAFGKSHINFVVVDSKWECLEAKTINESKVVESFVKNDHLNFVVYYNYQGVVRRFFPDFICKLTNGAYLIIETKGQDNEQNKTKRNFLDEWCRAVNEHGGFGKWKWIVSFDPNDLQKKIQIQKK, encoded by the coding sequence ATGAAAAAAATTGACAAACTTATTATCAATTCTCCTTACGAAGAGCCCCAACAGTTTTGGGAATACATTCGTGACACAAGAGAATTTAAACTTCAAAGGGGAAGGCGACCGGCAGGATATGTGGTTGCTTCCGAAAGTTCAAAATCGTTTGATGATCCCGGCACCTTCATTGAAATTGATTTGGTAAACACCATTCGCCCAAGAATTAAAAAGTGGCGTGAAGATGGTTATCCCGGAGTTACAGGCATTACCAAACGACTTTTGCAACATTGGCAAGACCCCGAAGAACGGAAAGACCGCAGGTTTTTCTTTTGCCAATTGGAAGCCATTGAAACCCTGATTTGGCTGACCGAAGCACCGGAAGCAGACAAAACAGGAATTGATATTCCGAGTGATGGCGGTGAGTTCAGTCGTTGGTGCAACAAAATGGCAACAGGTTCAGGTAAAACCATTGTGATGAGTCAGCTCATTGCGTGGAATGTTTTGAACAAAGTAGCGAATGGAAAAGACACTCGATTTTCAAAAAATGTTTTAATCGTTGCACCGGGATTAACAGTTCGCAATCGTCTTTCAGTTTTGAATCCAACCGACCCTGAAAACTATTACGAGGAGTTCAATATTGTGCCTTCGGGTCTAATGGACTCTTTGCGACAAGGGAAAATTAAAATCATCAACTGGCATGGTTTGGCATGGCAAACAGAAGAAAAGATTGCCAAGAAAAAATCGGTTGATAAACGTGGAGCCAAGAGTGATGAAGCCTATGTAAAAGAAGTATTGGGCGACATGGTAACCGCTTCAAACATCATTGTAATAAATGATGAAGCACACCACGCATGGCGTATTCCAGCCGAGAGCAAAATCAAAGGCGTTAAGAAAGAAGATATAGAAGAAAGCACCGTTTGGGTTGGCGGACTTGACCGGATTCACAGAGCAAGAGGTATTTTACGTTGTTTCGATTTGTCGGCTACTCCTTTTGCCCCAAGCGGAAAAAAAGCAAGTGAAGAAGCCTTGTTTCCGTGGATAGTTTCAGACTTTGGTTTGAATGATGCCATTGAAGCGGGTTTGGTAAAAACACCAAGAGTTGTTGTTCGTGATGATGGAAATGTGGACAAGGATTTACGTTCACGTTTGTATCATATCTACATGGATGAAACGGTGAAAGACGACATCAACCAAAAAGTGGATGAATTAACACCACTCCCCGACCTTCTCAGAAATGCTTATTTGCTATTAGGCAAAGACTGGCAAGCTACCAAAGACGATTGGGAAAAAGCAGGATATAAAATTCCGCCTGTGATGATTACTGTTGCCAACACCACTTTCACATCAGGAAGAATAAAATACTCTTTTGACAAAGATGCTTTCAATCTTTCCGTTGCAGGTTTAGGTGATTTGTGTAATCCTGAGAAGACTTTACAGATTGACAGCAGCATTCTTCAAAAAGCAGAAGCCGAAACCGATGAAGTTGATGTTTTGACAGACTTAACATCAGAGGCAGAAGAACCCGAAGACGATTCCGAAGATGCTCCAAATGAAAAGAAGCTCACTAAAAAACAGCAAGCAGAATTATTAAGAAGAACGGTTTACGCAGTTGGAAAAATTGGAGAGCCCGGTGAACAAATTCAAAATGTAATTTCTGTTGGAATGCTCAGCGAAGGTTGGGATGCAAAAACCGTAACGCATATTATGGGTTTACGGGCATTCAGCAGCCAGTTGTTGTGTGAGCAGGTTGTAGGTAGAGGTTTGCGGAGAACTTCCTATGATGTAGGCGAAGATGGTTTATTTGAACCTGAATATGTAAACATTTTCGGTGTTCCATTCACGTTCTTGCCACACGAAGGGGGCGAAACAGGCGTAGTACCGCCACCGCCAAAACCAAAAACTGAAATAAAACCCGTTAAGGAAAAAGCAGAACATGAAATCAGCTTTCCGAATGTGGTGCGAATTGACCACGTCTATAAACCGCAATTAATTTTGGATTTAGAAAAGGTCAAGTCATTGGAACTTGATCCTTATGATTCAATAACAGAAGCGGAATTGGCTGCGATTATTGCAGGAAAACCAAACCCTGCGGCACTTTCGGAAATTGACTTAAAAGAGATAGCTGAGATATTCAGACTGCAAACCATCATTTTCAGAATTGCATCCACTATTTACAATTCAGAGAAAAAACCTGACTGGAAAGGAAGCAAAGAAACATTCTTGATTCAACTCATTAGCATTATTGAGAAGTTTATCTACTCCAATAAAATCGTTATCAAAAACCCTCTATTCAATGAGGACGAATCAAGGAAACGAATTTTGATAATGCTGAACATGAATAAAGTTGTTCAACATATTTGGAATGAAATACGAGTCGTTAACACAGAGGCATTAACACCAGTATTCGATAAAGAAAATCCAATCCGTTCCACAACTGACATCAGAACCTGGTGGACAAGCAAACCCAATGAAGCGTTTGGTAAATCACATATCAATTTTGTGGTAGTTGACAGCAAATGGGAATGTCTGGAAGCCAAAACAATCAATGAATCAAAAGTCGTAGAATCGTTTGTTAAAAACGACCATTTGAATTTTGTGGTTTACTACAATTATCAAGGAGTCGTAAGACGCTTTTTTCCTGATTTCATTTGCAAACTGACAAATGGAGCGTATTTAATCATTGAAACAAAGGGACAGGACAACGAACAGAACAAAACTAAACGGAACTTTTTAGACGAGTGGTGTCGGGCAGTAAACGAGCATGGTGGTTTTGGAAAATGGAAATGGATTGTATCCTTTGACCCAAATGACTTACAAAAAAAAATACAGATTCAAAAAAAATAG
- a CDS encoding tyrosine-type recombinase/integrase: protein MEKRISKLENREKSIETKFYTPCDITRIFSVVKDNYLHRIWLKLLFAYGLTLSELVNIRVRDIDFENNIIKINSSKKMRHRTLPLPKCLYNELKRESNHKSPDDLLFKGRSKEGKIHLRTVQKIFEKLYHFTGMEVSVSKIRRTTAIHLLQCGWEEKSITQLLGHSHLRTTKKLIGSNRKFYLQVDFPIDKILENAA, encoded by the coding sequence ATGGAAAAGAGAATTTCAAAATTGGAAAATAGAGAGAAATCAATAGAGACAAAATTCTACACCCCTTGTGACATCACTAGAATCTTCTCTGTTGTTAAAGATAACTATTTGCATAGAATTTGGTTAAAACTTCTATTCGCTTATGGATTAACGTTGAGTGAGTTGGTAAATATTCGTGTTAGAGATATTGATTTTGAGAATAACATAATCAAAATCAATTCAAGCAAAAAAATGCGACATAGAACTTTACCGCTTCCTAAGTGTTTGTATAATGAATTGAAAAGAGAATCCAATCACAAATCACCGGACGATCTTTTATTTAAAGGTAGATCTAAGGAGGGAAAAATTCATCTTCGCACAGTTCAAAAAATATTTGAGAAATTGTACCATTTTACAGGGATGGAGGTGAGTGTTTCTAAAATTAGAAGAACTACAGCTATTCATTTATTGCAATGTGGGTGGGAAGAAAAAAGTATAACACAATTATTGGGACATTCTCATTTGAGGACGACTAAAAAGTTAATTGGAAGTAATCGAAAATTTTATTTGCAAGTAGATTTTCCGATTGATAAGATACTAGAGAATGCTGCTTAA
- a CDS encoding KilA-N domain-containing protein — MAKSKIINVKGTVIAIFQNEQSDYISLTDIARYKDLERTETIIQNWIRNRNTIELLGFWEQLYNPDFKHIEFDVFRKQAGLNSFTLNPKQWIERTNAIGIISKAGRYGGTFAHKDIAFEFATWISIEFKLYIIKEFQRLKSDENDRLKLEWNLQRTLAKVNYHIHTDAIKEHLIPKTLSKEKINFVYADEADMLNMALFGMTAKQWRETNPKAEGNIRDAATIEQLVVLSNMESINAVLIHQGLKQSERLQQLNGIAITQMKSLIRQNTIKKIK; from the coding sequence ATGGCAAAAAGTAAAATCATAAACGTAAAAGGAACGGTGATTGCCATTTTTCAAAATGAGCAATCTGACTATATTTCACTTACCGACATTGCCCGATATAAGGATTTAGAAAGGACGGAAACCATTATTCAAAACTGGATTAGAAACAGAAACACAATTGAATTGTTGGGTTTTTGGGAGCAATTATACAATCCTGATTTTAAACACATCGAATTCGATGTGTTTAGAAAGCAAGCCGGATTAAACAGCTTCACCTTAAATCCCAAACAATGGATAGAGAGAACAAATGCCATTGGAATAATATCAAAGGCAGGGAGATATGGTGGCACCTTTGCTCATAAAGATATTGCCTTTGAATTTGCAACCTGGATTTCTATCGAATTCAAACTTTATATCATCAAAGAATTTCAACGACTGAAATCAGATGAGAATGACCGGCTGAAATTAGAATGGAATCTTCAACGCACTTTGGCAAAAGTGAATTACCACATTCACACCGATGCCATCAAAGAACATTTGATTCCAAAAACATTATCAAAGGAAAAAATAAATTTTGTATATGCAGATGAAGCGGATATGCTGAACATGGCTTTGTTTGGCATGACAGCAAAACAATGGAGAGAAACAAATCCGAAAGCGGAAGGAAATATTCGTGATGCAGCCACGATTGAACAATTGGTTGTTCTGTCAAACATGGAAAGCATCAATGCAGTTTTAATACATCAGGGCTTGAAGCAAAGCGAAAGATTGCAGCAACTGAACGGCATTGCCATCACTCAAATGAAATCGCTCATTCGTCAGAACACGATTAAAAAGATTAAATGA
- a CDS encoding site-specific DNA-methyltransferase, with the protein MAKKINKTTAQKPIEQYEHKDKQRVNNPPVGLVDAHTDPESIGSGFKKKTYQYDPHLDPQLQWAGKAKHTNFDVPTVSLHVHERIDPRRIIETVKKEEEAPTQLSLFETEKKPLREAIEFYKHKENWSNRLIAGDSLLVMNSLLEKEGMGGKVQMVYFDPPYGIKYGSNFQPFVNKRDVKDGKDEDLTAEPEMVKAFRDTWELGIHSYLTYLRDRLLVARELLHESGSVFVQISDENVHHVREILDEVFGSENFVSFITFKKTAGLGASGLPAVSDYDLWYAKKKDTLKYHQVYSDKEIENDAAYSNVEIKGEKRKLNDDEKSNHSLLPKGARVFRYQILLSSGRTESCIFPIEFEGEKFNPTAGRSWATNHKGIENLIKADRIAKTGTTLSYIRYADDFPVNPISNFWQDTATGSGMGKIYVVQTNAKVIERCMLMSTDPGDLVLDITCGSGTTAKVAEENGRRWITCDTSRVAITLAKQRLMTANFDYFQLAYPHEGVGSGFKYKTVPHITLKSIANNEPAPTETLYDQPFIDNKRTRVTGPFTVEAVPAPVAKSFDEVSSTISDTDMPMEADNSISRSGETLRQDEWRNELLRAGVRAKGGKLIEFTRVEPLSGTRFLQAEAETKPALSAAEGEDNPKRVVVCFGPEHAPLEQRMVELALEEARTLKPKPEIILFCAFHFDSEARKDIEETNWPGITLLEAQMNADLLTDDLKKKRSSNESFWLIGQPDVQITEVKSGDDKGKYTVEVNGFDYYNPKTGTVDSGGKGDIAMWMLDHDYDGRSLFPSQVFFPMAGAKEGWATLAKNLKAEIDEEKIEAFGGTISLPFKAGKNVAVKIIDARGIESLKIIRL; encoded by the coding sequence ATGGCAAAAAAGATAAATAAAACTACTGCTCAAAAACCCATTGAGCAATACGAACATAAAGACAAGCAACGGGTAAACAACCCGCCTGTTGGACTGGTAGATGCACACACCGATCCCGAAAGTATCGGGAGCGGCTTTAAGAAGAAAACCTACCAATACGACCCACACCTTGACCCGCAACTGCAATGGGCTGGCAAAGCCAAACACACTAATTTTGATGTACCAACCGTGAGCTTGCATGTGCATGAACGCATTGACCCAAGACGCATTATCGAAACCGTAAAAAAGGAAGAAGAAGCACCAACGCAATTGAGTTTGTTTGAAACCGAAAAGAAACCATTGCGTGAAGCCATTGAGTTTTACAAGCACAAAGAAAACTGGAGCAACCGGCTGATTGCAGGCGACAGCCTGCTGGTGATGAACAGCCTTTTAGAAAAAGAAGGCATGGGCGGCAAAGTGCAGATGGTATATTTTGACCCGCCTTATGGAATTAAATATGGAAGCAACTTTCAGCCCTTTGTGAACAAACGTGATGTTAAAGATGGGAAAGATGAGGACTTAACGGCAGAGCCTGAAATGGTTAAGGCATTTCGAGATACTTGGGAATTAGGCATTCATTCTTACCTGACTTATCTGCGCGACCGGCTTTTAGTGGCAAGAGAACTTTTACATGAAAGCGGTAGTGTGTTTGTGCAGATAAGTGATGAGAATGTGCATCATGTTAGGGAAATATTGGATGAGGTGTTTGGTAGTGAGAATTTTGTTTCCTTCATCACATTTAAAAAAACAGCAGGGCTTGGCGCGTCTGGATTACCAGCAGTTTCAGATTATGATTTATGGTATGCAAAGAAAAAAGATACACTCAAGTATCATCAAGTTTATTCTGACAAAGAGATAGAAAATGATGCTGCTTATTCAAATGTTGAAATAAAAGGAGAGAAAAGGAAATTAAACGATGATGAAAAATCAAATCATTCACTTCTACCAAAGGGTGCTAGAGTTTTTCGTTACCAGATTTTACTTTCGTCTGGTAGGACAGAGAGTTGTATTTTCCCAATAGAATTTGAAGGAGAGAAATTTAATCCTACAGCAGGGAGAAGTTGGGCAACAAATCACAAAGGAATAGAAAACTTAATCAAGGCTGACAGAATTGCTAAAACAGGAACAACTCTTTCATATATAAGATATGCAGACGACTTCCCTGTAAATCCAATTTCAAACTTCTGGCAAGACACGGCAACAGGAAGTGGAATGGGAAAAATTTATGTTGTTCAAACGAATGCAAAAGTCATTGAAAGATGTATGCTTATGTCAACTGACCCAGGTGATTTAGTTCTTGATATAACATGCGGAAGTGGAACCACAGCAAAGGTTGCAGAAGAAAATGGAAGGCGATGGATAACCTGTGATACATCCAGAGTAGCTATCACTTTGGCAAAACAAAGACTGATGACCGCCAATTTTGATTATTTCCAGTTGGCCTATCCCCATGAAGGCGTAGGCAGTGGTTTTAAATACAAAACGGTTCCGCATATTACTTTAAAAAGCATAGCTAACAATGAACCGGCACCTACCGAAACGCTTTACGACCAACCTTTCATTGACAACAAGCGAACCAGAGTAACAGGTCCATTTACCGTTGAAGCCGTTCCTGCCCCTGTTGCCAAATCGTTTGATGAAGTGTCTTCGACAATCTCAGACACCGATATGCCAATGGAAGCCGACAATTCCATTTCAAGAAGTGGCGAAACCTTGCGGCAAGATGAATGGAGAAATGAATTGCTCCGTGCAGGCGTTAGGGCCAAAGGCGGCAAACTGATTGAATTTACAAGAGTGGAACCATTAAGCGGAACACGATTTTTACAGGCAGAAGCAGAAACGAAACCCGCCCTGAGTGCAGCCGAAGGGGAGGACAATCCAAAACGGGTTGTGGTTTGTTTTGGCCCTGAACATGCACCATTGGAACAACGAATGGTAGAACTGGCTTTGGAAGAAGCAAGAACACTAAAACCAAAACCTGAAATTATTCTGTTCTGTGCTTTCCATTTCGATTCAGAAGCAAGAAAAGACATTGAAGAAACCAACTGGCCGGGCATTACGCTTTTAGAAGCCCAAATGAATGCGGACTTGCTGACAGATGATTTGAAAAAGAAACGCAGCAGCAACGAAAGTTTTTGGTTGATTGGTCAGCCTGATGTGCAAATAACAGAAGTAAAATCGGGAGATGATAAAGGCAAATACACCGTTGAAGTAAACGGTTTTGATTATTACAACCCAAAAACAGGAACGGTTGACAGTGGTGGCAAAGGCGACATTGCTATGTGGATGCTTGACCATGATTATGACGGAAGAAGTTTGTTCCCATCACAAGTATTTTTCCCAATGGCAGGAGCCAAAGAAGGATGGGCAACTTTAGCTAAAAACCTGAAAGCAGAAATTGATGAAGAAAAAATTGAAGCCTTTGGCGGAACGATTTCGCTTCCATTTAAAGCAGGAAAAAATGTGGCAGTTAAAATTATTGACGCAAGAGGAATTGAGTCATTAAAAATTATCCGTTTGTGA
- a CDS encoding DUF4160 domain-containing protein, whose product MLFFSGDRVEPKHVHISIAHDYKQSAKVWLEPETKIEMFGKLSERDMNLCLKVISKYKKVFLEMIERKLNNEKVKSIKIRKI is encoded by the coding sequence ATTTTATTTTTTTCAGGGGATAGGGTTGAACCAAAGCATGTTCATATTTCTATTGCTCACGATTACAAGCAATCTGCAAAGGTATGGCTTGAGCCGGAAACAAAAATTGAAATGTTCGGCAAACTTTCCGAAAGAGATATGAATTTATGTTTGAAAGTAATTTCAAAATATAAAAAAGTTTTTTTAGAGATGATAGAAAGGAAATTGAATAATGAAAAAGTTAAGTCCATTAAAATCAGAAAGATTTGA